In the genome of Candidatus Thermokryptus mobilis, the window TAAGATATTTGAGCCATTTTTTACAACTAAGCCAAGGAGTAAAGGGACTGGTCTTGGATTAAGTCAAGTATATGGGATTATTCGTGAACATGGGGGTTATATCAATGTTAAATCAAAGGTTGGTAAGGGAACGACATTTTATATATATTTACCCGAGTTTGTGTCGCTTGAAGTCAAACCCGAATTAAATGAGGAAGAAGAGAAATACATTTCTGGTCAAGGGGAGGTGATTTTGCTTGTTGAGGATGATCCTGAAGTTATAGAAGTCAATTGTCAAATTCTTGAAACTTTAAATTATCAAGTTTTAAAGGCAACGGATGCGTTTTCGGCAATTGAGGTGTATCGTGAAAACAAGGATAAAATAGCTGTTGTTATATCTGATTTTTTAATGCCTGGGATGAACGGTGTGGAACTTTATAAAAGGTTGAAGGAAATAAATCCTTATGTTAAGTTTATAATTTTGAGTGGCTATATGGAAGGGGGTGATAGTTCAGTGCTTGGAGGTGGAATACCGCAAGAAGAAGGTTCTATTTATTGGACATATAAGCCAATTAAGGTTAAGGAGATATCGGAGTTAATTCGTCGTGTATTGCCCCCCCGTAGAACACAGGATTTTTTCTTGTGAATATGGTTTTTGTTTGTTTTACCGAGCATTTCTTCAATGTTAAGTTTTCCAAACTCTTTCCTCACAAATTGTAGATATTCAGTTATTTCACAATTTTTTGGCATTCCATTAAATGGTTATATATCAACTTGTTTAAAACCCCTTCAATCGCTCTTAATTTAATAAACACTTCCTCTTTTCACTTGCCAATCATCTTCTCCACGCCTTCAATCTGCCCTTTCATACAATTAAGTCGCTTGGCCATGTTCTTTTTAGGTGTTCGCTTGAATTTATCATTTTGCTTGATTATATTTTTTTGTCCCGTGAGCAGAGGTCAAACAAAGCTTTAAAGATAAATGCCTGAGTTTGTTCATCTTCATAATCACTCCCATTATAGCATTCTTGATGCGATAAGCACGATTGATGGTATAATTGAGTCCGCTGTTGAGAATAAGATGTCCGCTGTTGCTCTTACGGACCACGGGGTTTTGTTTGGTGCTCTTGAATTTTACATAAAGGCAAGGGAAGCGGGTGTAAAGCCAATAATAGGTAGCGAGGTTTACATCATCACCGACGGTTCAAGATTTGACAAAACTAAGGGAAGCAGGGATGAGGAATCTGACCTTGCAGTGAGAAACAAAAGGACACACTATAAGCATCTTGTCCTTTTGGCGAAGGATCAAACCGGGTGGAAAAATCTTATAAAACTTATCACAATAGGTCATACCGAGGGGTTTTATTACAAGCCAAGGATTGATATGGAAGTTTTAGAAAAGTATCGTGATGGATTGGTAGCTCTTTCTGCTTGTATCGGTGGAGTTATATCTGCGCATCTTGTTGACGGTGATTATGATAAGGCAAGAGAGATGGCGAGGAGGTTCAAGGACCTTTTCGGTGATGATTTTTATCTTGAGATTCAGAATCATTTTATAGATAAGGAGCTCCCTGTTCTTCAGGGGATGCCACGGCTTGCAAAAGAGCTTGGGATAAAGCTTGTGGCGACGAACGATTGCCATTACATCAAGCGTGAACACGCAATCCCACACAACATTTTTATTTCAATCCAAGATAAAAATTCCGTCAGGGACATCTATCAGCTAAAATATGGAACTGACCAAGTTTATTTCAAAGGCGCTGAGGAGATGTATGAGGCGTTTAAAGATTTTCCTGAGGCGATTGAGGCGACGCTTGAGATAGCAGAAAAGTGTAATCTTGAAATTGAACTTGGGAAAAATTATCTCCCCCACTTTCCAATCCCTGAAAATGCTGGTGTTAGGACACCTGAGGAATACCTTGAGAAACTCGCTTGGGAAGGATTGCAAAGAAGATATAAAAATATAACTCGGGAAATTGAAGACCGTCTCAAATATGAGCTTGATGTGATAAAGAGGATGGGTTTTTCAACTTATTTTTTGATCGTTCAGGACTTTATAAATCAAGCGAGAAAGATGGGTGTTGCTGTTGGTCCAGGGAGAGGTTCAGCAGCTGGCTCACTTGTTTCATACGCTCTTGGGATTACAAATATTGATCCACTGAAGTATGATTTGCTTTTTGAGAGATTTTTAAACCCGGAGCGAGTTTCAATGCCTGATATTGATGTTGATTTTGCAGATGATAAAAGGGACTTGGTGATTGATTATGTCAAGAAAAAATACGGGGAGAAATCCGTTGCTCAGATAATCACCTTTGGGACGCTTTCATCAAGGGCTGTGATAAGGGATGTTGGAAGAGTTCTTGGGATTTCACTTCAGACGGTTGATTCAATAACGAAGAACATACCTGTTCAACTTGGCAAGCCACTTTCACTTAAGGAAGCGATTGAGACTGTTCCTGAGCTTGAATGGTTAAAAACGACGAGCGATCCCAAGTTGAAGGAGTTAGTTCAGTATTCGCTTGTTCTTGAAGGTTTGAATAGACATCCATCAACGCATGCTGCTGGTGTTGTGATTGCCCCTGGGGATATAAGCGATTATGTCCCGCTTTATCAGACATCTCAGACGGAATTGATGACCCAGTTTGACAAAGATTATCTTGAAAAGGCGGGGCTTTTGAAAATTGACATGCTTGGGCTCAGGACGCTTACGGTAATTGTGAACACTTTGAAGTTGATCAAGCAAAATTATGGGATTGAAATAAACATTGACGAGATTCCGCTTGATGATGAAAAGACATATGAGCTTTTGGGCGAGGGTAGAACAGTTGGTGTGTTTCAGTTTGAAAGTTCCGGGATGCAAGAATATCTGAGAAAGTTGAAGCCGTCAAATTTAAACGACCTCGCTGTTATGAATGCTCTTTATAGACCCGGACCGATGCAGATGATTGATGATTACATCGCAAGGAAGCATGGGGAAAAACCGATTGAATATCTACACCCAAAGCTTGAGCCAATTTTGAAGGAAACATTTGGTATTGTAGTTTATCAAGAGCAGGTTATGCAAATTGCAAACCAGATAGCTGGTTTTTCACTTGCAAAAGCGGATTTGATGAGAAGGGCGATGGGGAAGAAGGATAAAGAGTTGATGGCTAAGCAAAGGGATGAATTTATTGAGGGTGCCGTTAAAAATGGGGTTGACAGAAAAATTGCGGAGGAGATTTTTGACATGCTTGAAAAGTTCGCTTCGTATGGATTTAACAAGAGTCACGCTGTTGCCTACGCTTACATTGCCTATCAAACTGCTTATTTGAAAGCTCATTTCCCTGCCGAGTTTATGGCTGCGACTATGTCAAGTGAATTGAACAATACGGATAAGATCGTTCAGTTCATTGATGATTGCAGAAAGATGGGTATCAAGGTTTTGCCACCGGATGTTAATGAAAGCAATCTTGATTTCACAGTGATAGATAAGAACACGATAAGGTTTGGTCTCGGGGCGATAAAAAATGTCGGTGAAAACGCTGTGAATGAGATTATTCGCGCGAGAAATGAAGGTGGGAAGTTCAAAAATATCTTTGATTTTTGTGCAAGGGTTGATCTAAGGGTTGTTAATAAGCGTGCAATTGAAAGTTTGATTCAAGCAGGAGCTTTTGATTCGTTGAATTGTGGTCACAGGGCTCAGCTGCTTCAATCGGTTGAGTTGGCGTTAAACTATGGAGAGAAAGTCAAGAGGGATAGAAGGAATGGACAGGTTGGATTGTTTGATCTTTTCACAACTGAATTTGAGAACGAGAATTATCCGCCACTTCCAGAAGTCAAACCATGGAGCGAGATGGAAAAACTTTCCTACGAGAGGGCAGTGCTTGGATTTTATGTCTCAGGTCACCCTTTGATGAGATATTTTGATGATGTTCAGACATTTGCTACTGTAAAACTTGGTGAACCTGAGTCTGTGGGAGAAGGTCAAGTTGTTCGTGCGTGTGGAGTTATAACCGATATGAAGACGAAACTTGACAAAAATAAAAATCAAATGTTAATTTTTGAGCTTGAGGACTTCACTGGCAAAGCTGAATGTGTCGCCTTCAGCGAAGTTTACAAAAATTATTCAAGACATCTCACGATTGAAGGACTTGTGATGGTTGTTGGTAAAGCGGATGTGCGTGGAAACCAGCTATATATTCAAGTCAACGAGGTCTATCCTCTAAGCGATGTGAGGGAAATCTTCACTTATAAAATCGTTATTTTTGTCGATAAAAATGAACCTGAAGAGAAAGGGCGCAAACTTGCTGAAATTCTCAAAGATAGCGACGAGGGAAATTGTTTTATTGAGATTGATGTTAAAGATAACGGAAGTGTAATTCAAAGGTTTGAAATTTCAAATTTGTTCGTCAAACCGAGTGGTAAATTGATCAACACACTTAAAAGTTTATTTGGCGATGAAAATGTCAAACTAATTCCAAAATAAAAAGGAGATAAAATGTCAAAGAACATAATTGAACTGACCGACGCAAACTTTGACGAGGAGGTTCTCAAGTCAGATAAGCTTGTCCTCGTGGATTTCTGGGCTGAATGGTGCGCCCCTTGTAGGATGATAGCACCGATAGTTGAAGAAATAGCCCAGGAGTATGCTGACAGATTGAAGGTAGGAAAGTTAAATGTTGATTACAATCCCAAGACAGCTATGAGATATGGGATAATGAGCATCCCAACGCTTATGCTTTTTCAAAATGGGCGAGTCCTTGAGCAAATAGTTGGAGCTATGCCGAAGAGAAATTTACTTGCGCGACTTGAAAAATATCTCCAGCCAGTGTAAAGCGTTAGAGGGGAGACCATCGGTGTCTCCCTTTTTTATTTTTAAACAAAACATCTTGAACGCCAAATGATAAGAGTTCTATTTCTTTGCACAGGAAACTCTTGCAGAAGCCAAATGGCTGAAGGTTTATTAAGACATTTTGGAAATGATAAATTTGAGGTTTATTCAGCTGGGACAAATCCCTCTTTTGTTCATCCACTTGCTATTGAAGCGATGAGAGAAATCGGCATAGATATCTCTTGGCATAGATCAAAAAGTGTGATGGAGTTTATAGGTCAAAATTTTGATTATGTTATAACTGTTTGCGATAAGGCAAAGGAATCTTGTCCGACTTTCCCTGGCGATGTAAAGAGAATTCATTGGAGTTTTGAAGACCCAGCCGAGGCAACTGGAACAAAGGAAGAAAGAATGAAAGTTTTTAGAAAGGTCCGTGAGCAAATAAAAGAACATATACTTTCATTTATAAAGGAAGTCGCAATGAAACGGGAGGAAGAAAATGCTTCTGGCGATTGATATTGGAAACACGCACACTGTTTTCGGGATTTACAGGGATGGGAAATTAATTCACGATTGGAGGGTTTCAAGTTTGATAACACGGACTGAGGATGAGACATGGCTTCTTGTCAAATTTTTTTGTTCGGATGCAAATGTTGATGTTGGGGACATAACTGGCGTTGGGATTTCGTCGGTTGTCCCGAATTTGACGGATGTTTTCCTTTGGATGAGTAGAAAGCACTTTAAGGTTGAGCCAGTTGTCATATCTTCTGAAATTGATCTCGGTGTTAAAATTTTATACGATGACCCAACAGCTGTTGGTGCTGACAGGTTATGTAACGCTGTTGCTGGTTTTACAAAGTATGGTGGTCCGGTTATAATAGTTGATTTTGGAACTGCGACGACTTACGATGTTGTATCTGAAAGAGGTGAATATCTTGGGGGTGTCATTGCTCCTGGGATTGAAACAAGTGCAGCTGAACTTCACAGAAGAGCTGCTAAACTTCCAAAAATTGAACTTCATTTCCCCAAGAGCGTCATCGGTAAAAATACTGTATCAAGCATGCAATCGGGGATAATGTATGGTGCTGTTGATGCAATGGAAGGTATGATAAGAAGGATTAAGGAGGTTGTTGGGCAAAGGGCTAAAGTTATAGCTACGGGCGGGCTTGCTAAGACGATAATTGAGCATACAAAAGTGATTGATTTTTACGAGCCATCGCTTGTGCTTGATGGGATTTACATAATCTACAACAGGGTTAAAAATTCAAAATGAAATTTCAACTCATAATTTTCACAAGTTTGCTTTCGGCGATCAAAACATCAAGAAGCTCGTAAATTTTGACCGATTTTGTTTTCCCCTTGACGACTATACTTCCAAGTTCTCGGACCTTGAAGAAATCCTTAACTTTCGCGTAAGTATATTCGCTTATAATTATGTTCGTCCCAAATTCTTTATTTACCGCTTCAAGACGAGCACCGAGGTTCACACTATCACCTATGACGGTGTAATTAAACCTCCCGTAACCACCGAGGTTGCCAACGATCATTTCACCGGTATTTATCCCAACTCTCATATAGAGAAGGGGTTTTCCCTCTTTTTCCCATTTTATCCGTAATTTTTCAAGTTCAAATTGCATTTTCAAAGCGCAAAGACAAGCCCTCAAAGCGTGATCGGGATAATAAATCGGTGCGCCCCAAAAGGCAACGAGCGCATCGCCAATATATTTGTCAAGCGTTCCACCATATTTGAAGATCACTTTTGTCATCGTTTCAAAATACTCGTTTAATATGTTAAATATAAACTCCGGTGGATATGCCTCGCTTATCGTTGTGAAGTTCCAGAGGTCAGTGAAAAGAACAGTCATCTCTCTTTTTTCTCCACCAAGGCGAACGATATCTGGATTTGATATCAACTGATTAACAACGGATGGATGAACATAATAGCTGAAAATCCGTTTGATGACTCTCTTTTGCTTTCTCTCTATAAAGTATTGGTAAGCGACAGAGCCGATATATGTGGAAAGCCCACCGAGAATTGGGGAGATAGTGGGTAAAATTAAATTCTCTTTAAACATCAAGAAAGAGAAATAAATCCATAACCCGAAGTAGAGAAGTAAAAATAAAATGTTTAGGAGCTCGGATACGAACTCGGGGCGTAATTTCAACTTCCTTATGTTTGTAGCAACAAGAAAACTGATCAGAGCAAATACGAAAACGATCAAAAACGATAGCAAAGGTGGAGTTTTCTTTATAAACTTTCTTTCAATAACGGTTGCTATAGCGTTTGCGTGTATTTCAACGCCATACATCAAATTGCTTTCATCTTTTACAAACGGAACCGGGAGCAAGTCGCCAAGTTCGGACTTAAACTCTGGTATAGCGCTTCCGATTACGACGATTTTATCTTTGAAAACATTGTCGTGTAAGAGTCCGTATTCGGGGTTATCAAATGTATTTATATCTCCATATTCAACTTCATCTTTTGTTTTAAATTCTTGATCGTCAAGCACATCAATGAAACTTATATATCTAAAAGTCCCAGCTGGACCTGCGTAGTTTATGAGCCAGGTTTTTTCATCAAATTTTGGAATTTTTATATTACCCAGTTGGAAAAAACCATTTTCAAAGGGTGTTCTAGCTGGGAAATCATAGACGGAATCAATTTTTAAGTTGTAATAAGCGAGCAAAACGGCAAGCCCAAAACTTGGGAAGATTGTGTCCCCAACTGAAAAAACAGGCACATAGCGTCTGCAAACACCATCATAATCCCTTAGGACCTCAACGATGCCAGGAGATGAGTTCGGAGTTCCGATAAAAATATTGCGGAGTAAATTCTTTGTTTCAATAATTCGTCCTTTAAATTTTATGTCTTTTGTTTCACGCCCAGCAAGAATAACATTTCCGGCTTCTTCTATCGCTTTTTGAAAGTCCATATCATTGTTTGGATTTAAATCCGGCGAATCAAAATTAATATCAAAGGCGATAACCTTTGCTCCCGCTTTTTTCAAGTTCCTGACAATTTTAGCATAATAACTTCTTGGCCAAGGCCATTTCACTGGAGCTCTATCAAGCGATACCTCATCTATCGCAACTATGAGAATATCCGATGAATCAGCATAATTTTGTTTTACCCCTCTATAATTAAAGCGAAGGTCTAATGTTTTCAATTCAACACCTGTTAGAGCCGGGATGAATTCAACCGTGAGAAAAGCGATTAGCGAGCCAATAAGAGACACAAGTAAAGCGACTTTTGAAAAATCAAATTTTAATTTGCTCATATCAAAAACTTATCTTGTAAGTTAAATATGCTACAACATCAATGGACTCGTGAAGTAGGAAATTACATTTCAAATTCAAGCTTTGATTTCTTGCGATTTCCCTCTCTCCGCCGAAATAAATGTAAAGACGACCTAAATTCCCAAAACTTGGCGCTATGTTACCCCAAATACGCATATTTTTAAATCTGTAGTCCGCACCAAAACCGATCAAAATATAATTGAACTTTTGCTCCGCTGATCCAACGACTCTACCGGTTGAATCATACAGCGGTTTTTTAAACTTTGAATTATACATTCCAAACTGGAAATTCCCACGCAAGTTGTCATTTACATTTGAAAACATTGAGAGGGATAAATTCGCGTTGTTAAAATCAGCATTTGTTTTTGTCCTGTCATCGGAGCCGGAGATTGAAAATGAGATGTTGACTTGATTTTTGAAAAGGTATTCAAAATAATAGCTGATGTCAAAACTTATTTTGTTGACGATGAGGTTGAAAGCTCGCGATGAATCAAGCGGGATGCCGTTATCGCTTTTATTTTGAGTATAAGTTACACTCATGGTTGGAAGATTCGCAAGCGGAGAATACATTGCTGAAATCTCCCAGTTGATGAACTTCGTTGTGTAATCGCGCTGTTTTTTCGTGTTGTCGTTCAAGTTTTCAAAACGGAATGTCAAGAATAGTTGATTCCTTAAAAATCTTAACCTATCAAAGATTCTAAACCCTTGGATGTCTTGTCTTAGATATGGTTGACCGAAGGAGAGATATTCATTGCCGTGAAATATGTAATCAATCTTCAAAAAGTTGCCAAAGTAATTTAAGTTCAGACCCGCTTCATAAGCCAGCGATGAAAGAGCAAATGGATTTATCGGAACGATGTATTGGTTTAAAGGGACAAATTTCTCAATCAGTGGTTTGTATTTTTTCAAGTTATCCCTTAAAGATGGCGTATCTTTCAAAAGTGAGTCAATATCCGCTTCAGTCCAACTTGATGCATTTAAATTCTCATTTCGCACGCTTAACGCCCCGTATGCTCTAAATTCCGTCCTTGCATTATCAAGTGAAAGAATTAAATTTGTTCCAATTGCTACATTCTTCTGTGGGTTTCCTCCGAAACGAATGGAAGCTTTATCGTCCTGCGAGACAAGATAAGTAAATCCAAGTTCAAAATTTCTCTTGAATTTAAATGCTGGTTTTACCGCAAGGAGATTTCTCTCATAAGTTCCGTAGTTGTAAATCAATATCTTTCTATTTGTCGTGTCATAGACGCTATTTTGTGGCAGGGTTTCGCCTTTTAAACTGTCAATCGGGATTTCTTTTTCAACGAGCCCTTCAATTCCTCTTCTTGTTTGACCATTTACAACCTCAATTTGAAAATATCTAAGGTCAATCTTGCTGTAAATTCCCCTGACCCTATAACCGCTTAATATAAGGGGTGAGAAATTTGGATACACGTCACCATAGCTAACCTTCACCCAATCAAGAAGGTTACCCTCAACTAAAAACCTATGCTGCGGTTGTATTGTCGCTTTTTCTTCGCTTGTCAAGTATAAGTTTGTGTTAAGATTGAAAAAACTATAACTCCCGGTGAAGTTTGCGCGCCCGCGGACATAAAAATTGCTGTTTGATTGTACTTTCTCCTGTCGTAGCTCAATCTCAAAGTTTGAGCGATAATTGAAAGCCCTTTCACTTTCAGCGATTTCCGTTGGCGATAAAATCGTAAACCCCCAAGATGTGCTTGTTACGACTTTTTCTGTCGTGTCTTTCAAGATAATTGTAACTTTGTGTGACCCCGGTTTAATTGGAAATTTAAAATTATCCGGGACAAAAGTGACAAGTTCGGATGTTATGATGCACATAGATGTCACATCGGTTTTGTCAAATAAAACTTGACTTTTTTCCGGAGCGAAGTTTTCAACTTCAATTAGAGATGCGGAGATTAAAACTTCATCAGGACGAACGACGGTCCCTGGCTCTGGGCTTAACACTATAATTTTCCCCGGGGCTTTAACTTCAATTATTGGTATTCGCAAGAGTTCATCCGGGGCTTTGTCTGGATAATGTTTTATCCCTCCGCTTTTGTCCGTCGCTTCAATGAAAATTTCCATTTCAGGTGCCTTTACATCTTCGCCAGGGAGCGTCACTATTGTGAAGTTTTCTTGCGATGGGTAAATTTCAATCAATTTAAATCTTTCATCAACGCTTGACTTGTAAAACAATTTCACTTTGACGATGTTGCTTACATCGGTAAATTCAATCCTGAGTTTCAAATTTTCACCACTAATGCCCTTTTGAAGTGGGATGACATTAAAAACTTGTTGAGCAGGGGAAATTGTTGAGATAATAAAGATAAAAAGAAACGGCGAAATTAGGTGTCGCATTAAATTATTTTTCTTTTATTTTAATCCTTATTTCTTTTCCTTCCCCCGTTTTCCCTCTTATCTCAATCTCTCTCTTTTCAATTGCTCTTCTTATTTCCTGTGACTTCTGCTGTTCTGATTCTGTCATTTGTCTTGTTGTTATTTCACCGACCTTTGTAGAGATGCCGATTTCCCCCGCTTTTACAGTTCTACTGATGTTTGAAATTTTGTTAAAGAAATCCACTTCACCTTCTCTAACCATAAGCGTATCCGCATCCGTCCGCGATATCAAAACGCCTTCAGTTCCTCTTATTGTCGCAACTGATAAAGGCGTTGTGAATTCAAACTTTCCCTTTACCTTAGTTACTTTGAAGTCAACTCCACCGTTTTCAACATTGATTTTCCTTGAATAATTACCCTTTGGATTTTCTCCGAGAACCTCAAGGACAGTTTTTTCACCAACGCGTAGAAAGCTCCCGTCAAGGAACTTGATCAACAAGAATGACTTTTCATCTGTTTTCACGAGCGTTCCAGATTCAAGCCCAAGACCTTTTTGAGTTGGTTTCCATTGATCAGCTTTGGGCGGTTTGTGATATGCCTTATTCTTTACAAGTTGAACTATAGCAATCGTAGGCGCATAATTTATAAAACCAAAAAATAAAATCGCAATTATAAAAGTTAAACCAACTTTTGGAATTTTCCCTTTCATAGCTGTTTTGAAATTTTATTTTACTTCAACTTCGGCTCCAAGGTCAGCTAATTGCTGTCTTATAGCCCTTAAAATCTCCTCAATCTCACCTTGCGTCGCTGGTCTACCATCAATCAGGATCACAAAATCACTTACAATTTTGCTCAAAAGTTCAGCTATCTCCGAATTCCCAGCTTGCTTAAAGGCGTTTACTAAATTGTCAAGAGTTTTTTTCTCCGTTGGGGTTAACTTAGATACAACAGCCTCTGTTGTCGTTTGACCTAAATTTACACTGAAGTTCCATATCTCACTTCTTATCTCCTCAATCCCACGACTTCCTGATATCGTTGATTTCACATACCAGTAATAGCTTTTACCATTCTCAAGAGGCAAAGCTTCGCGGGGATATTGAACTTGAGATTCAGTTGTTTTATATCTCCATCTCAAATTTTTATCTCCCGAGACGACCTCTTCAGGCGTTGTTTGGTTTGGTAATTTCTCGTAGACGAAAATTTCAAACTCTTTGAAATTAGGCGCAATCCATTTGAATATCGGAAATTGCGTTCTAACTTCGGACTCATAACTTGGTGATACGAGGTCAATCCTTGATGGATTTGTGATTTCGTAAACTTTCTCCCATGTAGATAAAATCCCCAGCTCAGATTCATCAAGTAATTGTATCACAAATCTATAACTTCCAGCTGGCAATCTACCTGTTGATTGTGCGAGGTCTTTTATCTTATTTATCTTATCCTCATAAATTTTTGTCCTATCTTTATCGCTTTTTATACCTGCTTTTCCCGAGGCGAGGTCTTGATTTGTAAAGCTTAAAATTCTGTTGACCTCAAATGGTAAGCTCCAAGCGTCAGCGAAAATTTCTTCCGGTTCATTTCCAATTTTGGCGAACACTTGAAAGTGAAGTTTCAAATTTCTGGGGGTATCACTTGTTATCGTCACGGTAAATAAAAGTGGCAAATCCTTTAACCTGCTGACATCAAGGTCGGCGATGTTAACTTGTTCAAGCGATGCAGGGGCAGTTACTTGCAAATTCACCTGCCCAAAGGCAGTAGCGAAAACTGTTAATGTAAGGATAAAAAACTTTCTCATGGCGTCCTCAAAAATTTATTTTTCTTTCGCTTTGAAATTAAATTCAAGAACAATTAAATGCCGTGAACGAGGTCACACTTAAAAGTGAACGATATCATTGTATATGACAAATATCATCAAGATGATTAAAATGATTATCCCTACTTGCTGGATGGCTATCTTTACTTTGTATGAGAGTTCTCTTCTTATAATTCCCTCAATTATTAAAACCGCAAGATGCCCTCCATCAAGCCCCGGGAATGGGAATATATTTAAAAACGCCAAGCTTATGCTCAATATCGCCATAAATCCGAGAAAGGCTGTAAAACCGATATCCGCACTTTGAGTTGCAAATTTGGCAATTCGCACAGGTCCAGCAATGCCCTTTTTGAGTGGAATTTCCCCGGTTATAAGTTGTTTAATGCCGTTTACCGTGAGAGATGATATTCTATAGACCTCCTTTATTCCGTTAAGGAATGCCTCAAATGGGTTGTAGCTTTCCTTTTTAATCGGACCGGTATATGTGCCTGTTATTTGTATTCCAATTCTACCATCGGGGTCTGGAGTGATTTTCTGTAAAAGTTCTTTTCCATCGCGCTTTATCTTTAATGTGATTTCTTTCCCAGCGTTTGACTTTATGATGGATGTGAGTTGTGCTGGGGTGTAAATTTTTTCATTGTTAACAGCAAGTATAACATCTCTCGGTTGTATTCCAACTTTTTCAGCAGGACGACCTGGCTCAATAGCCATGACCATTGTCTCTGTGTACAAGGGTAGAATGCCAATGGACTCATCAAGTGCGAACTCAGAAATTTTTGACCTTGGTATTGAAATTAAAACTTTTTCATCACCGCGTTTAACTTCAAAATTTAAATCGCTTGTCAATTCATCAATGAAGGCAATTCTAAATATATCATCCCAATATTTCACTTTCTTTCCGTTTATGCTCAAAATTTTATCTCCCTCTTTAAATCCCGCTTCATAGCCGGGTGAATTTGGAATGACATAACCAACCTCTGTAACATCCCTGAAAGTTTTCCCCTCTATCATAAAAATTAACCAAAAGAGGAAAATCGCAAGCAACATATTCATCAAAACACCAGCGGTTATAACGAAAAATTTTTGATGAAAGGGCTTGCTTCTGAATTCATATGGTTTTGGCTCACTTCCTATAAAACCAGCATCCAAGCTTTCATCAACCATCCCTGCAATTTTAACATACCCTCCAAGTGGGAATGCGGAGATTCTATAATCAGTTTCACCGATTTTCTTCCCGAATAACCTTGTTCCAAAGCCGATTGAGAAGACCTCAACCTTCATCTTTGAAAGTTTCGCGGCTATGAAGTGCCCGAATTCATGGACGAGCACGAGAACACCGATCGTTATCGCAAAGTAGAAAATAGTTTTTATTACTTCCATAGATTAATCTACTCCCTCCAAATTTTTTACAAAGTTCCTTGTTTCAGCATCAACTTTTAAAATATCCTCAAGGTCAGGGTTAAACTTGGGTTTATGTGCATCAAGCGATTTTTTTATGATCTTTGGTATTTCCGTGAACTTTATTTTTCTGTTCAAGAATAAATCAACGGCGATTTCATTCGCAGCGTTCAAGACGGTTGGATAAGTTCCACCGAGTTTCGCTACTTCATAAGCGA includes:
- a CDS encoding CHASE2 domain-containing protein, whose product is MSKLKFDFSKVALLVSLIGSLIAFLTVEFIPALTGVELKTLDLRFNYRGVKQNYADSSDILIVAIDEVSLDRAPVKWPWPRSYYAKIVRNLKKAGAKVIAFDINFDSPDLNPNNDMDFQKAIEEAGNVILAGRETKDIKFKGRIIETKNLLRNIFIGTPNSSPGIVEVLRDYDGVCRRYVPVFSVGDTIFPSFGLAVLLAYYNLKIDSVYDFPARTPFENGFFQLGNIKIPKFDEKTWLINYAGPAGTFRYISFIDVLDDQEFKTKDEVEYGDINTFDNPEYGLLHDNVFKDKIVVIGSAIPEFKSELGDLLPVPFVKDESNLMYGVEIHANAIATVIERKFIKKTPPLLSFLIVFVFALISFLVATNIRKLKLRPEFVSELLNILFLLLYFGLWIYFSFLMFKENLILPTISPILGGLSTYIGSVAYQYFIERKQKRVIKRIFSYYVHPSVVNQLISNPDIVRLGGEKREMTVLFTDLWNFTTISEAYPPEFIFNILNEYFETMTKVIFKYGGTLDKYIGDALVAFWGAPIYYPDHALRACLCALKMQFELEKLRIKWEKEGKPLLYMRVGINTGEMIVGNLGGYGRFNYTVIGDSVNLGARLEAVNKEFGTNIIISEYTYAKVKDFFKVRELGSIVVKGKTKSVKIYELLDVLIAESKLVKIMS
- the rseP gene encoding RIP metalloprotease RseP, whose protein sequence is MEVIKTIFYFAITIGVLVLVHEFGHFIAAKLSKMKVEVFSIGFGTRLFGKKIGETDYRISAFPLGGYVKIAGMVDESLDAGFIGSEPKPYEFRSKPFHQKFFVITAGVLMNMLLAIFLFWLIFMIEGKTFRDVTEVGYVIPNSPGYEAGFKEGDKILSINGKKVKYWDDIFRIAFIDELTSDLNFEVKRGDEKVLISIPRSKISEFALDESIGILPLYTETMVMAIEPGRPAEKVGIQPRDVILAVNNEKIYTPAQLTSIIKSNAGKEITLKIKRDGKELLQKITPDPDGRIGIQITGTYTGPIKKESYNPFEAFLNGIKEVYRISSLTVNGIKQLITGEIPLKKGIAGPVRIAKFATQSADIGFTAFLGFMAILSISLAFLNIFPFPGLDGGHLAVLIIEGIIRRELSYKVKIAIQQVGIIILIILMIFVIYNDIVHF
- a CDS encoding FecR family protein codes for the protein MKGKIPKVGLTFIIAILFFGFINYAPTIAIVQLVKNKAYHKPPKADQWKPTQKGLGLESGTLVKTDEKSFLLIKFLDGSFLRVGEKTVLEVLGENPKGNYSRKINVENGGVDFKVTKVKGKFEFTTPLSVATIRGTEGVLISRTDADTLMVREGEVDFFNKISNISRTVKAGEIGISTKVGEITTRQMTESEQQKSQEIRRAIEKREIEIRGKTGEGKEIRIKIKEK